In a genomic window of Labeo rohita strain BAU-BD-2019 chromosome 20, IGBB_LRoh.1.0, whole genome shotgun sequence:
- the plpp6 gene encoding polyisoprenoid diphosphate/phosphate phosphohydrolase PLPP6, translating into MPSPKARSSAARSGSVPCTGGNGRYEFISLSRTPPPHLLQRQGSDPTTARLRASESPNRRRGSGSSTSSTGGQQLPDEDCMKLNPSIIGIALSSLLAIDLWLSKRLGVCACEDSSWGSVRPLMKLVEISGHGIPWLAGAAYCLYKSDSAAGQEVMLNLLMALVLDLVLVGVLKAVVRRRRPAHNRMDMFATFSVDGYSFPSGHATRAAMCARFLLAHLVLAAPLRVLVLLWATFVGFSRVLLGRHHVTDVVFGFFMGYWQYNLVEMLWLSPIVLQSTIGQLH; encoded by the exons ATGCCCTCTCCTAAAGCGCGGAGCAGCGCGGCTCGCAGCGGCAGTGTTCCGTGTACCGGTGGAAACGGGCGTTATGAGTTCATTTCTCTGAGCCGAACTCCCCCGCCGCACCTGCTGCAGAGGCAGGGCTCTGATCCCACAACGGCCCGGCTCCGAGCCTCCGAGAGCCCCAACCGACGACGCGGCTCGGGTTCGTCCACGTCTTCCACCGGCGGGCAGCAGTTACCGGACGAAGACTGTATGAAATTGAACCCGTCTATCATCGGGATAGCGCTCAGCTCTCTGCTGGCCATTGACCTGTGGCTGTCGAAGCGGCTCGGGGTGTGCGCCTGTGAGGACTCGTCCTGGGGCAGCGTGCGACCCCTTATGAAGCTCGTCGAGATCTCCGGACACGGGATCCCGTGGCTAGCCGGTGCCGCGTACTGCCTGTACAAAAGCGACAGTGCCGCCGGTCAGGAGGTCATGCTGAACCTGCTCATGG CCTTGGTTCTGGACCTGGTCCTGGTTGGCGTGTTGAAGGCTGTAGTGCGGCGGCGACGTCCTGCCCATAACCGTATGGACATGTTTGCCACATTTTCTGTGGACGGCTATTCCTTCCCATCAGGCCACGCCACCCGCGCTGCCATGTGTGCCCGCTTTCTATTGGCCCATCTGGTGTTGGCGGCCCCGCTCCGCGTTCTTGTCCTGCTCTGGGCCACTTTTGTTGGTTTTTCTAGAGTTCTTCTCGGGCGCCATCATGTGACGGATGTCGTGTTTGGTTTCTTCATGGGCTACTGGCAATATAATTTGGTTGAGATGCTCTGGTTGTCTCCAATCGTGTTGCAAAGCACGATTGGACAGCTTCACTGA